The following are from one region of the Aspergillus chevalieri M1 DNA, chromosome 1, nearly complete sequence genome:
- a CDS encoding SDR family NAD(P)-dependent oxidoreductase (COG:Q;~EggNog:ENOG410PVJF;~InterPro:IPR002347,IPR036291,IPR020904;~PFAM:PF00106,PF13561,PF08659,PF01370;~go_function: GO:0016491 - oxidoreductase activity [Evidence IEA];~go_process: GO:0055114 - oxidation-reduction process [Evidence IEA]), protein MSLQGKVAIVTGGARGIGAGIVRSLSQEGAKVAFNYVSPSSRTAADALVTSLRNDNKEAISIQADMADTNAPSTIIKATLDAFQTDTIDILVNNAGVGDNRPLEDVTLDAYTRMMDVNVRAVIFMTQAVLPYLPKPRGGRIVNLSSISARGGYPTQSVYAASKAAVEGLTRVWATELGHSYGVTVNAVNPGPVDTDMYQAAGPVHLARMEEQNKKVPAGQRCGTVEDIGDIVLFLSQERSRWVTGDVICANGGMLYT, encoded by the exons ATGTCTCTGCAAGGCAAAGTCGCCATTGTCACCGGAGGCGCCCGCGGAATCGGCGCTGGTATCGTCCGCAGCCTAAGCCAAGAAGGCGCAAAG GTCGCATTTAACTAcgtctctccctcctcccgcACCGCCGCAGACGCACTCGTAACCTCACTTCGCAATGACAACAAAGAAGCCATCTCAATCCAAGCCGATATGGCCGACACGAACGCCCCCAGCACCATCATCAAAGCCACATTAGACGCCTTCCAAACCGACACAATCGACATCCTCGTCAACAACGCCGGCGTAGGCGACAACAGACCGCTCGAGGATGTCACGCTAGACGCATACACCCGCATGATGGACGTTAACGTCCGCGCCGTGATCTTCATGACACAAGCCGTCCTGCCCTATCTCCCCAAGCCTCGCGGCGGCCGCATCGTCAAtctctcctccatctccgcgCGCGGCGGATACCCCACGCAGTCGGTGTACGCGGCCAGTAAAGCTGCCGTCGAGGGTCTCACTCGCGTTTGGGCTACTGAACTTGGTCATAGCTACGGTGTTACCGTGAATGCTGTGAACCCGGGTCCTGTGGATACGGATATGTACCAGGCAGCTGGGCCGGTGCATTTGGCGAGGATGGAGGAACAAAATAAGAAGGTTCCGGCGGGGCAGAGGTGTGGAACGGTGGAGGATATTGGGGATATTGTGCTTTTCTTGTCGCAAGAGAGGTCGAGGTGGGTTACGGGGGATGTTATTTGTGCTAATGGGGGCATGTTGTATACTTGA
- a CDS encoding amidohydrolase (COG:F,Q;~EggNog:ENOG410PM13;~InterPro:IPR011059,IPR006680,IPR032466;~PFAM:PF01979;~go_function: GO:0016787 - hydrolase activity [Evidence IEA];~go_function: GO:0016810 - hydrolase activity, acting on carbon-nitrogen (but not peptide) bonds [Evidence IEA]), whose amino-acid sequence MLYTNATIVTVDPSRRVIGDGALRLENDKIADLGKTDQLRVKYPGEKEYDLSGRIVIPGLISTHMHTAQTLLRGTADDLELVSWLCERIWVLQGNFTEADGYAAARLSIGEMLKSGTTCFLESMFADRYGFDGLCRAVEESGIRGCLGKIVMDIARYAKDDAWAMHPGLAENRETSLLGTLRMWEKWNGKADDRIRVWFGARTPGGVSEALYREMTTLSHSKGIPITMHCAEVRADREFLSSVSHTPMSYCESVGLLSPSTVLAHMVHLDDFDIQRLSASGTHVAHCPTSNAKLASGICRVPDLQKANVNISLGTDGAPCNNTCDLLQEMKLAAIIHKSTSYDPTAIPAESVLEMATINGAKALGLDDRIGSLEIGKKADFVAIDMRGIHSQPWFNAVSAIVYTATGRDVDVVVVDGRMLVKDGELLTMDETEIVEEAKKRSREVVERAGLTEKTKGRWPVE is encoded by the exons ATGTTGTACACAAACGCAACTATCGTCACGGTCGATCCATCACGACGAGTTATTGGCGATGGAGCACTTCGCCTAGAGAACGACAAAATCGCTGATTTGGGTAAGACGGATCAATTGAGGGTAAAATATCCCGGGGAAAAGGAATATGACCTCAGTGGCCGCATTGTCATACCCGGTCTCATTTCAACGCACATGCACACGGCGCAAACATTGCTGCGAGGGACGGCGGATGATCTTGAACTTGTCTCGTGGCTCTGTGAGAGAATCTGGGTGCTACAGGGTAACTTCACCGAAGCAGATGGATATGCCGCCGCGCGTTTGAGCATCGGGGAGATGTTGAAGTCAGGCACTACGTGTTTCTTAGAGAGCATG TTCGCCGACCGATACGGATTTGATGGGCTTTGTCGAGCTGTGGAAGAGAGCGGAATCCGTGGCTGTCTGGGCAAAATTGTCATGGACATAGCACGATACGCCAAGGACGACGCCTGGGCAATGCATCCAGGACTGGCCGAGAATCGGGAAACGTCATTGCTAGGCACTCTCCGCATGTGGGAAAAATGGAATGGCAAGGCGGACGATCGTATCCGTGTGTGGTTTGGGGCCAGAACGCCAGGAGG GGTATCAGAAGCGCTCTACCGGGAAATGACTACACTTTCGCATTCCAAGGGAATCCCGATCACAATGCACTGCGCCGAGGTCAGAGCTGACCGAGAATTTCTCAGTTCTGTCTCACACACGCCCATGTCCTATTGCGAATCCGTCGGACTCCTCTCCCCATCCACTGTGCTCGCTCATATGGTTCACTTGGATGATTTCGATATTCAGCGTCTCTCAGCGTCCGGCACACATGTTGCCCACTGTCCGACATCAAATGCGAAACTGGCCTCAGGCATCTGTCGTGTTCCGGACCTCCAGAAGGCAAACGTCAACATTAGCCTGGGAACAGACGGTGCACCATGCAATAATACCTGCGACTTGCTGCAGGAAATGAAACTAGCCGCTATTATTCACAAGAGTACCTCGTATGACCCGACGGCCATCCCAGCAGAGTCCGTTCTCGAGATGGCCACCATCAATGGCGCAAAGGCGCTGGGCTTGGACGACCGTATTGGTAGTCTCGAGATTGGGAAGAAAGCTGATTTTGTGGCAATTGACATGCGTGGGATTCACTCCCAGCCTTGGTTCAATGCTGTCAGCGCAATTGTATATACAGCGACAGGGAGAGATGTAGATGTCGTGGTTGTCGATGGACGCATGCTGGTCAAGGATGGCGAGCTGTTAACCATGGATGAGACAGAAATCGTGGAGgaagcaaagaaaagaagtcgAGAGGTGGTGGAACGAGCTGGCTTAACTGAAAAGACGAAAGGGCGATGGCCGGTGGAGTGA
- a CDS encoding nucleobase:cation symporter-2 family protein (COG:P;~EggNog:ENOG410PFK4;~InterPro:IPR006042,IPR006043;~PFAM:PF00860;~TransMembrane:12 (i74-95o115-134i141-161o188-209i221-239o272-291i303-322o342-365i428-451o457-477i489-509o521-544i);~go_component: GO:0016020 - membrane [Evidence IEA];~go_function: GO:0022857 - transmembrane transporter activity [Evidence IEA];~go_process: GO:0055085 - transmembrane transport [Evidence IEA]): MSISVHSTGEPDTVGPYPHPRKTIRQRLESLRRAFTTRDGLIGDYDYASLFRPEIPFVKRTPRAMPFFGLNDPIPVLLAVILGVQHALALLGGLISPPKILSSSMNLDTIQSQYLVSTALIVSGILSMVQIIRFRIYNTPYYIGTGVISMVGVSFSIITVASKGVNQMYENGFCPTADDGTKLPCPDAYGAFLGTSACCALIEVLLSFIPPAAIKKIFPPIVTGPTIMLIGTSLLQTGFEQWAGGSSDCMSRPESGQYVLCPSVDAPHALPWGSAEFVGLGFLVFVTILICERFGAPIMKSCAVIIGLLIGCIVAAACGYFDGTEISEAPVASFIWVHTFKLQVYGPLVLPLLAVFILCACEAVGDVTATCDVSRLEVEGKVFNSRIQGCMLSDGLGCIFAALGTMTPMTTFAQNNGVIALTRCANRAAGFCCCLFLIIAGIFAKFAAAIVAIPDPVMGGMTTFLFSSVLVSGLAIVAKIPFNRRNRFILTASLALGYGATLVPSWFSYVFHETDNRSLQGLFDAIVLVLETGFAVTAFVAMILHNIMPDEIMDTFTVDVVDGHAPAESSTRAYQLEQMGGK; the protein is encoded by the exons ATGAGCATTTCTGTACATTCCACGGGTGAGCCTGACACCGTTGGGCCTTATCCCCATCCGCGAAAAACCATCCGTCAACGCCTAGAGTCACTTCGCCGTGCCTTCACCACCAGAGATGGACTAATCGGCGACTATGACTACGCCTCCCTCTTTCGTCCCGAAATTCCATTTGTTAAGCGCACTCCACGGGCAATGCCTTTCTTCGGACTCAATGACCCAATTCCTGTTTTGCTAGCCGTGATCCTAGGTGTGCAGCATGCCCTCGCCCTGCTAGGTGGCCTTATTAGCCCGCCTAAGATTCTCTCTAGTAGTATGAACCTCGACACTATACAGAGCCAGTACCTGGTATCCACGGCTTTGATAGTCTCTGGCATTCTTTCTATGGTCCAGATCATTCGGTTTCGCATTTACAACACACC GTATTATATCGGTACCGGCGTTATATCAATGGTCGGAGTGTCCTTTTCTATCATCACTGTCGCTTCTAAAGGCGTCAATCAGATGTACGAGAATGGTTTTTGTCCGACGGCTGATGATGGCACCAAACTTCCCTGCCCCGATGCATACGGCGCTTTTCTCGGAACGTCCGCTTGCTGCGCGCTCATTGAGGTCCTTCTTTCATTCATTCCCCCGGCTGCAATAAAGAAAATTTTCCCACCGATTGTCACGGGTCCGACTATCATGTTGATCGGTACCTCCCTGCTGCAAACTGGTTTTGAACAGTGGGCTGGCGGGTCCAGTGACTGCATGTCCCGCCCTGAATCTGGACAATATGTCTTGTGCCCCAGTGTGGACGCACCTCACGCGCTTCCATGGGGAAGTGCCGAGTTCGTTGGGCTCGGCTTTTTGGTATTCGTGACCATTTTAATATGCGAAAGGTTCGGGGCGCCCATAATGAAGTCCTGTGCTGTGATTATTGGTTTGCTTATCGGTTgcattgttgctgctgcctGCGGATATTTCGATGGAACCGAAATTTCAGAG GCTCCGGTAGCCTCATTCATCTGGGTCCATACGTTTAAGCTTCAGGTCTACGGGCCGTTAGTGTTGCCGTTACTTGCTGTTTTCATCCTTTGCGCCTGCGAAGCCGTGGGCGACGTGACCGCCACCTGTGATGTCTCGCGACTCGAAGTTGAGGGCAAGGTTTTCAATTCCCGTATCCAGGGTTGTATGCTATCCGACGGTCTCGGTTGCATCTTTGCAGCTTTAGGCACCATGACACCGATGACGACCTTTGCCCAGAACAACGGTGTCATTGCGCTGACCCGATGTGCCAATCGAGCTGCTGGCTTCTGCTGCTG CCTCTTCTTGATAATTGCCGGCATTTTTGCCAAATTTGCCGCTGCCATTGTAGCAATACCCGACCCGGTTATGGGAGGCATGACAAcgttcctcttctcctcagTCTTGGTCAGTGGCCTTGCCATTGTGGCAAAAATTCCGTTTAACCGTCGCAACCGCTTTATTCTCACGGCTTCCTTAGCATTAGG ATATGGAGCAACGCTTGTGCCGTCCTGGTTTTCTTATGTTTTTCATGAAACAGATAACAGGAGTCTTCAAGGACTTTTTGATGCCATCGTTCTTGTCCTGGAAACTGGCTTTGCCGTTACAGCTTT TGTGGCAATGATCCTGCATAACATCATGCCCGACGAGATCATGGATACATTCACTGTGGATGTGGTTGATGGCCACGCACCTGCAGAGAGCAGTACCAGAGCTTATCAGCTGGAGCAGATGGGTGGTAAATAA
- a CDS encoding uncharacterized protein (COG:G;~EggNog:ENOG410QDYM;~InterPro:IPR020846,IPR011701,IPR036259;~PFAM:PF07690;~TransMembrane:12 (i49-65o85-105i117-134o146-166i173-200o206-225i281-304o316-340i361-380o392-417i429-447o459-480i);~go_function: GO:0022857 - transmembrane transporter activity [Evidence IEA];~go_process: GO:0055085 - transmembrane transport [Evidence IEA]), whose amino-acid sequence MSPPTTNGKDALPQDGTYDQIEIASNPQILTEADCYSDLGYSFPSVKKWTIITVIFLVQTSMNFNTSLYSNAVSGISEEFNVSKQAARCGAMIFLILYAFGCELWAPWSEELGRKPILQLSLFLVNIWQIPVGIAPNFATIMVGRALGGICTAGGSVTLGMIADLWEADDQQYAVACVVFSSVGGSVLGPVVGGFVEAYLPWRWNIWIQLIFGGFVQLAHLVLVPETRTSILVDRVARHRRAKGKNVYGPGEVVSFKDRFSAREILTTWVRPFRMFLTEPIVAALSLLSGFTDALIFIFIQSFALVYEQWHFSTVAVGLSFIPIIVGYIITWIIFIPVICRNIHERQTKPDDERAQYESRLWILLYAAPCLPIGLIGFAWTSLPQTHWIGTMFFSALVGIANFSIFMATIDYMICAYGPYSASATGGNGFARDFLAGVLTVPATPFYQNIGGKYHLEYASTILFCISVLLVATVYVIYFYGPVLRKRSPFAQQLMGRRAEMQTEIRSAAASRANSRRNSEV is encoded by the exons ATGAGTCCTCCAACAACCAACGGTAAAGATGCCTTGCCCCAGGACGGCACCTACGACCAGATCGAAATCGCATCCAACCCTCAAATCCTCACCGAAGCAGACTGTTACTCAGACCTAGGCTACTCGTTCCCCAGCGTCAAGAAATGGACAATCATTACCGTCATTTTCCTCGTTCAAACATCCATGAACTTCAACACCAGTCTTTACTCCAACGCTGTATCTGGTATCTCAGAGGAGTTCAACGTGAGCAAGCAAGCGGCACGCTGCGGAGCTATGATATTTCTCATCCTATATGCATTTGGGTGTGAGCTCTGGGCTCCCTGGAGTGAGGAGCTGGGACGAAAGCCCATTCTGCAGCTGAGCTTGTTCCTCGTGAATATCTGGCAGATTCCGGTTGGGATTGCCCCGAACTTTGCGACGATTATGGTTGGACGGGCTTTGGGTGGTATATGTACAGCTGGGGGATCTGTGACATTGGGAATGATTGCGGATCTCTGGGAGGCGGACGATCAGCAATATGCAGTGGCATGCGTGGTGTTTTCCTCCGTGGGAGGCTCTGTTCTCGGCCCTGTTGTTGGGGGATTTGTGGAGGCTTACCTTCCTTGGAGGTGGAATATTTGGATCCAGCTCATATTCGGTGGTTTCGTTCAACTCGCACATCTGGTCTTGGTGCCAGAGACCAGGACATCGATACTAGTTGACCGGGTTGCGAGACACCGACGTGCAAAGGGCAAAAACGTTTACGGCCCTGGCGAGGTCGTATCTTTCAAAGATCGGTTCTCGGCACGGGAGATCCTGACAACCTGGGTCCGGCCTTTTCGCATGTTTCTCACTGAGCCAATTGTTGCGGCCCTATCTCTGCTCAGCGGTTTCACAGATGCCCTGATATTTATCTTCATTCAATCCTTCGCCCTCGTTTACGAGCAATGGCACTTCAGCACTGTGGCCGTCGGTCTATCTTTCATTCCTATTATAGTAGGATACATAATCACCTGGATAATCTTTATACCCGTCATCTGCCGCAATATTCACGAGCGTCAGACAAAACCGGATGATGAACGAGCACAATACGAATCACGTCTTTGGATCCTCCTCTACGCAGCACCCTGCCTCCCCATTGGACTGATCGGATTTGCGTGGACTTCTCTCCCGCAAACGCATTGGATCGGAACGATGTTCTTCTCAGCGCTAGTGGGCATTGCGAACTTCAGTATCTTCATGGCTACGATCGACTATATGATTTGCGCTTACGGTCCGTATTCTGCATCTGCTACGGGAGGGAATGGCTTCGCAAGGGACTTTCTGGCGGGTGTTCTGACTGTTCCTGCGACGCCATTTTATCAGA ACATCGGAGGAAAGTATCACCTGGAGTATGCGTCTACCATTCTAT TCTGCATATCAGTGCTCCTCGTCGCTACGGTATATGTGATTTACTTCTATGGGCCAGTTCTCCGCAAGCGGTCACCGTTCGCGCAGCAACTGATGGGTAGGAGGGCGGAAATGCAGACTGAGATTCGATCTGCAGCTGCGTCGCGAGCTAATTCTCGTCGAAACTCGGAGGTCTGA
- a CDS encoding NAD(P)-dependent alcohol dehydrogenase (COG:Q;~EggNog:ENOG410PJR0;~InterPro:IPR013154,IPR013149,IPR002328,IPR036291, IPR011032,IPR020843;~PFAM:PF00107,PF08240;~go_function: GO:0008270 - zinc ion binding [Evidence IEA];~go_function: GO:0016491 - oxidoreductase activity [Evidence IEA];~go_process: GO:0055114 - oxidation-reduction process [Evidence IEA]): MTVIQQKPQNLAIQTNPNHDLRVVECEIPKLRPDECLVHVRATGICGSDVHFWKHGHIGPMIVTDDNGLGHESAGVVLQVGEEVTRFKPGDRVAMECGVPCSKPTCDFCRTGRYHACPDVIFFSTPPHHGTLRRYHAHPEAWLHRIPDHITFEEGALLEPLTVALAGIDRSGLRLADPVVICGAGPIGLVTLLAASAAGAEPIVITDIDQNRLTKAKELVPRVRPVTVSKEESSQALGQRIVQELGQEAKLVLECTGVESSVHAGIYATRFGGTVFVIGVGKDFQNIPFMHMSANEIDLKFQYRYHDIYPKSIALAAAGIIDLKPLVSHRFKLEDGLKAFDTASNPGSGAIKVQILDD, from the exons ATGACCGTCATCCAACAAAAGCCCCAAAACCTTGCCATTCAGACAAACCCCAACCATGACTTACGAGTTGTGGAATGCGAAATCCCCAAGCTTCGTCCCGACGAGTGCCTGGTGCACGTTCGCGCGACGGGAATCTGCGGCTCTGACGTCCACTTCTGGAAGCATGGACACATCGGACCTATGATCGTGACTGATGATAATGGATTGGGACATGAGAGTGCCGGTGTGGTACTACAGGTAGGCGAAGAAGTGACGCGCTTCAAGCCAG GCGATCGCGTGGCTATGGAATGTGGCGTCCCCTGCTCAAAACCAACCTGCGACTTCTGCCGCACAGGCCGGTACCACGCCTGTCCCGACGTCATCTTCTTTTCAACACCCCCACACCATGGTACCCTGCGCCGGTACCACGCCCATCCGGAGGCCTGGCTGCACCGCATCCCCGACCACATCACCTTCGAGGAGGGTGCCTTGCTGGAACCTCTGACCGTCGCGCTTGCCGGAATTGATCGCTCGGGACTCCGACTGGCGGACCCTGTGGTTATCTGCGGTGCTGGGCCAATTGGTCTTGTTACGCTGCTGGCTGCAAGCGCGGCTGGCGCGGAGCCTATTGTCATCACCGATATTGATCAGAACCGCCTTACGAAGGCTAAGGAGCTGGTACCGCGTGTGCGACCGGTGACCGTGTCCAAGGAGGAGAGTTCGCAAGCGCTCGGGCAGCGGATTGTGCAGGAACTCGGACAAGAGGCGAAGCTTGTGCTGGAATGCACGGGTGTCGAGAGCAGTGTGCATGCTGGTATTTAC GCAACCCGCTTCGGAGGTACAGTCTTCGTTATCGGCGTCGGGAAGGACTTCCAGAACATCCCCTTCATGCACATGTCGGCCAATGAGATTGATTTGAAGTTTCAGTACCGCTACCACGACATCTATCCCAAGTCGATCGCTCTGGCGGCAGCTGGAATAATTGACCTCAAGCCGCTGGTGTCTCATCGGTTCAAGTTGGAGGACGGGCTGAAGGCGTTTGACACGGCGAGTAACCCTGGGTCTGGGGCGATTAAGGTGCAGATTTTGGATGACTAG
- a CDS encoding putative C6 transcription factor (COG:K;~EggNog:ENOG410PV1X;~InterPro:IPR036864,IPR007219,IPR001138;~PFAM:PF00172,PF04082;~TransMembrane:2 (o313-330i350-370o);~go_function: GO:0000981 - DNA-binding transcription factor activity, RNA polymerase II-specific [Evidence IEA];~go_function: GO:0003677 - DNA binding [Evidence IEA];~go_function: GO:0008270 - zinc ion binding [Evidence IEA];~go_process: GO:0006351 - transcription, DNA-templated [Evidence IEA];~go_process: GO:0006355 - regulation of transcription, DNA-templated [Evidence IEA]) gives MTDVQRTRHVLRRSYACDECKRRKIRCSGDENCSNCKRDIKLCRYSSPSQRLSTLQRRLHELERVKADMERAWAVYLPSVDLQEALQTIRLQNDSNDPVPADQKRQKHHNDVTHSTEQPPTSFAEHSNAEDYEFDESQDFDNSTDGMGFLTVDPHKAGYTGPQSGVAALKFLQSLPLYLPLSSFTPGSSLDDEEDDTSAAAVQRRRAEINRYLDDYFEYYHPAYPILHEGTFRARVSGALAKPRDGSWPLLYNIVLAIGAFVGDSNATKVDVPYFKEARKHLSMDVLEKGSLSYVQGIVLMANYLQKRNKPNAGFILIGIGFSMALAIGLHREFGMPSTSPFTMEIRRRVWWTLFVFVSGVQLILGRPAVSLVGVTVHLPANVDDHDLAVDMDALPECGTGPTITSCLIAQVNLAKIANAVQVELLTHHLPTYQKAAALEQRISAWYHELPAHFSLDVPLEPRFDIPRRVLLWRSFHLRIVINRPFLFQRIAAKSNLATSTGPIASCLAAADECVTSICAFLESTDNRRRGLTWYATCWLLTATFVQATCYIYEPGNALAPGWKSHIQRAVDCLGSLGSSHDMALRARDVLQTVLEHGHGLAAPGNFTPYTSTQIPAPFRSLWAPSDDQANFNPFSMGLDQSIPGYPQGSFNAEFLDATAGLMIQNFFDSTDERQNNSCMPG, from the exons ATGACGGACGTACAACGCACAAGACACGTTCTGCGCAGGTCGTATGCCTGCGATGAGTGCAAGCGGCGCAAGATCCGCTGCTCCGGCGATGAGAATTGCTCCAACTGCAAGCGAGATATCAAACTTTGCCGGTATTCCTCGCCTTCTCAGAGACTGTCAACTTTACAGAG ACGTCTTCATGAGCTGGAACGCGTGAAGGCAGACATGGAGCGGGCATGGGCCGTCTACCTCCCATCAGTCGATCTCCAGGAAGCGCTACAAACAATCCGCCTGCAAAATGACAGCAACGATCCCGTTCCAGCCGACCAAAAGCGGCAAAAGCACCATAACGACGTTACTCACTCGACGGAGCAACCTCCGACCAGCTTCGCAGAGCACAGCAATGCCGAGGACTACGAGTTCGACGAGTCGCAGGACTTTGACAACTCCACCGATGGCATGGGGTTCCTGACTGTCGATCCGCACAAGGCCGGCTATACGGGCCCACAGTCCGGGGTTGCGGCGCTGAAGTTTCTGCAGTCGCTTCCGTTGTATTTGCCGCTGAGTAGCTTTACTCCGGGATCTTCgctggatgatgaggaagatgatacGTCTGCTGCTGCGGTGCAGCGGAGGCGGGCTGAGATTAATCGGTACTTGGATGACTACTTTGAGTATTATCATCCTGCGTACCCTATTTTGCACGAAGGGACATTCCGAGCACGTGTTTCAG GCGCATTGGCCAAACCCCGTGATGGATCATGGCCACTACTATACAATATCGTCCTTGCAATCGGGGCCTTTGTCGGAGACTCCAACGCAACCAAAGTCGATGTTCCGTACTTTAAAGAAGCCCGAAAGCACCTATCAATGGACGTGCTGGAGAAAGGGTCCCTGAGCTATGTGCAGGGGATAGTCCTAATGGCTAACTACCTGCAGAAACGCAACAAGCCAAACGCGGGCTTCATATTGATCGGAATCGGATTCAGCATGGCGCTTGCCATTGGACTGCATCGTGAATTCGGCATGCCAAGCACCTCACCATTCACCATGGAGATTCGAAGACGCGTGTGGTGGACGCTATTCGTGTTCGTGTCTGGCGTCCAGCTTATCCTAGGGCGACCGGCCGTGTCGCTGGTCGGCGTCACCGTCCATCTCCCCGCTAACGTGGACGACCACGACCTTGCAGTCGACATGGACGCGCTTCCCGAATGCGGCACAGGACCAACCATTACATCCTGCCtgattgcgcaggtcaaccTCGCCAAGATCGCCAACGCTGTCCAGGTCGAGCTGCTCACGCACCACCTACCCACGTACCAGAAAGCCGCAGCTCTAGAACAACGCATCTCAGCATGGTACCACGAGCTCCCAGCACACTTCAGCCTTGACGTCCCCCTTGAACCACGCTTCGACATCCCGCGTCGCGTACTCCTATGGCGCTCCTTCCACCTCCGCATCGTCATCAACCGTCCATTCCTCTTCCAACGCATCGCTGCCAAATCCAACCTCGCGACATCCACAGGCCCCATCGCTTCCTGTCTTGCCGCGGCAGACGAGTGCGTCACATCTATTTGCGCATTCCTCGAGTCAACTGATAACCGCCGTCGCGGACTGACCTGGTACGCCACCTGCTGGCTGCTCACGGCTACTTTCGTACAGGCGACCTGCTACATTTATGAGCCGGGGAATGCGCTCGCGCCGGGTTGGAAGAGTCATATTCAGCGCGCGGTTGATTGCCTTGGTAGTTTGGGATCTTCACATGACATGGCTCTGCGAGCAAGAGATGTGCTTCAGACGGTTCTTG AACACGGGCATGGATTAGCCGCACCGGGTAATTTCACTCCATACACTTCGACGCAGATCCCGGCACCGTTTCGATCACTCTGGGCACCGTCGGACGATCAAGCGAACTTCAATCCGTTTTCTATGGGTCTCGATCAGAGTATACCGGGTTACCCACAGGGGTCTTTTAACGCAGAATTTCTAGATGCAACAGCTGGTTTGATGATACAGAACTTCTTTGATAGTACCGACGAACGGCAGAATAACTCATGCATGCCTGGGTAA